The Streptomyces sp. CC0208 genome window below encodes:
- a CDS encoding TIGR03084 family metal-binding protein — translation MADPTPVIDDLCAESEELDLLVAELSQEQWSLPTPAPGWTVAHQIAHLAWTDHSSLLAVTDQKAFSREVEKAMAAPGDFVDEGAEEGARKPPARLLAYWRAGREDLAEALRAAPEGARFPWYGPPMSTASMATARLMETWAHGLDVADTLGVTRAPTDRIRHIVRLGVRTRDFAFGVHGLTPPFEPFRIELTAPSGELWTHGPEDATDRVTGPALDFCLLVTQRAHRADLALRAEGEDAGQWLDIAQAFAGPPGAGRPAKGTAG, via the coding sequence ATGGCAGACCCCACGCCCGTCATCGACGACCTGTGTGCGGAGAGCGAGGAACTCGACCTGCTGGTAGCCGAGTTGAGCCAGGAGCAGTGGTCGTTGCCCACTCCCGCCCCCGGCTGGACCGTCGCCCACCAGATCGCCCACCTCGCCTGGACCGACCACTCCTCCCTGCTCGCCGTCACCGACCAGAAGGCCTTCTCCCGTGAGGTCGAGAAGGCGATGGCCGCGCCCGGGGACTTCGTGGACGAGGGTGCGGAGGAGGGCGCCCGCAAGCCTCCGGCGCGGCTGCTCGCCTACTGGCGGGCGGGCCGCGAGGACCTCGCGGAGGCCCTGCGCGCGGCACCCGAGGGGGCCCGCTTCCCCTGGTACGGCCCGCCCATGTCCACCGCCTCCATGGCCACCGCCCGCCTCATGGAGACCTGGGCCCACGGCCTGGACGTGGCGGACACGCTGGGGGTGACCCGGGCGCCGACCGACCGGATCCGGCACATCGTCCGCCTCGGCGTCCGCACCCGCGACTTCGCCTTCGGCGTGCACGGACTGACGCCGCCCTTCGAGCCCTTCCGCATCGAACTCACCGCCCCCTCCGGCGAGTTGTGGACCCACGGCCCCGAGGACGCCACCGACCGCGTCACCGGCCCCGCCCTCGACTTCTGCCTGCTGGTCACCCAACGGGCCCACCGCGCCGACCTCGCCCTGCGCGCGGAGGGCGAGGACGCCGGCCAGTGGCTCGACATCGCCCAGGCATTCGCCGGCCCGCCCGGCGCCGGACGCCCGGCGAAGGGAACGGCCGGATGA
- a CDS encoding biotin carboxylase N-terminal domain-containing protein: MIASVLVANRGEIACRIFRTCHELGIRTVAVHSDPDANALHTRVADTAVRLPGAAPAETYLRADLIVKAALASGADAVHPGYGFLSENADFARAVLDAGLVWIGPPPSAIEAMASKTRAKELMGLAPLGDVTPADLPVLVKAAAGGGGRGMRVVRRVEDLTAALESARAEAASAFGDGEVFVEPYVEDGRHVEVQILADTHGTVWALGTRDCSLQRRHQKVIEEAPAPGLPDDLRAELHELAVRAARAVDYVGAGTVEFLVSGTRAHFLEMNTRLQVEHPVTEALFGIDLVAEQIRVAEGAPLPDEPPRARGHAVEARLYAEDPARDWTPQTGTLHHFSVPPSVRLDTGYANGDDIGVHYDPMLAKVVAHAPTRAEAVRRLAGALEKATIHGPTTNRDLLVNSLRHKEFTTARMDTGFYDRHLTELVGGPGEPYAPLAAALADAVGRSRFGGWRNLHSGPQTKRYAMAGEEHEVRYRHTRQGLEADGVRVIHADPSAVVLEVDGVRRTFEVARYGDQVYVGGTALTALPRFPDPTAQLAPGSLLAPMPGTVVRVADGLAEGSAVEAGQPLLWLEAMKMEHRITAPVNGTLTALQAAPGQQVTVGSLLAVVEPT; the protein is encoded by the coding sequence GTGATCGCTTCTGTGCTCGTCGCCAACCGGGGCGAGATCGCCTGCCGGATCTTCCGCACCTGTCACGAGCTGGGGATCCGGACGGTCGCCGTGCACTCGGACCCGGACGCGAACGCCCTCCACACGCGCGTGGCGGACACGGCCGTACGACTCCCGGGCGCGGCCCCCGCCGAGACCTACCTGCGCGCCGACCTGATCGTGAAGGCGGCACTCGCCTCCGGCGCCGACGCCGTGCACCCCGGCTACGGCTTCCTCTCCGAGAACGCCGACTTCGCGCGGGCCGTCCTGGACGCGGGCCTGGTCTGGATCGGGCCGCCACCGTCCGCGATCGAGGCGATGGCGTCCAAGACGCGCGCCAAGGAACTGATGGGGCTCGCGCCCCTGGGGGACGTGACGCCGGCCGATCTGCCGGTGCTGGTGAAGGCGGCCGCGGGCGGCGGAGGCCGCGGCATGCGGGTCGTCCGCCGCGTGGAGGACCTGACGGCCGCCCTGGAGAGCGCACGCGCCGAGGCCGCGAGCGCCTTCGGCGACGGCGAGGTCTTCGTCGAGCCGTACGTCGAGGACGGCCGCCATGTCGAGGTCCAGATCCTCGCCGACACCCACGGCACGGTCTGGGCTCTGGGCACCCGCGACTGCTCCCTCCAGCGCCGCCACCAGAAGGTGATCGAGGAGGCCCCGGCCCCCGGACTCCCCGACGACCTCAGGGCGGAACTGCACGAGCTGGCGGTACGGGCGGCGCGCGCGGTGGACTACGTGGGCGCCGGCACGGTCGAGTTCCTGGTCTCCGGCACCCGGGCGCACTTCCTGGAGATGAACACCCGCCTCCAGGTCGAACACCCCGTGACGGAGGCGCTGTTCGGCATCGACCTGGTGGCGGAACAGATCCGCGTCGCCGAAGGCGCCCCCCTGCCCGACGAGCCACCGCGCGCGCGGGGCCACGCCGTCGAAGCCCGCCTCTACGCCGAGGACCCCGCCCGGGACTGGACCCCCCAGACCGGCACCCTGCACCACTTCTCGGTCCCCCCGTCCGTCCGCCTGGACACGGGCTACGCGAACGGCGACGACATCGGCGTCCACTACGACCCGATGCTCGCCAAGGTCGTCGCCCACGCCCCCACGCGCGCGGAGGCGGTACGCAGACTCGCTGGCGCCCTGGAGAAGGCGACGATCCACGGCCCGACCACCAACAGGGACCTGCTGGTGAACTCCCTGCGCCACAAGGAGTTCACGACGGCCCGCATGGACACGGGCTTCTACGACCGCCACCTCACGGAACTCGTCGGCGGGCCCGGGGAGCCGTACGCCCCCCTGGCGGCGGCCCTCGCGGACGCGGTCGGCCGCTCCCGCTTCGGCGGCTGGCGCAACCTGCACTCGGGCCCGCAGACGAAGCGGTACGCGATGGCGGGGGAGGAGCACGAGGTCCGTTACCGGCACACGAGGCAGGGCCTGGAGGCGGACGGGGTCCGGGTGATCCACGCGGACCCGAGCGCGGTCGTACTCGAAGTGGACGGCGTGCGGCGGACGTTCGAGGTGGCCCGGTACGGCGACCAGGTCTACGTGGGGGGCACGGCCCTGACGGCGCTGCCCCGCTTCCCGGACCCGACCGCCCAGCTCGCCCCGGGCTCCCTGCTGGCCCCCATGCCGGGAACGGTCGTACGGGTCGCGGACGGCCTGGCGGAGGGATCCGCCGTGGAAGCGGGCCAGCCGCTGCTGTGGCTGGAGGCGATGAAGATGGAACACAGGATCACGGCGCCGGTGAACGGCACGCTCACGGCACTTCAGGCAGCACCCGGCCAACAGGTAACGGTCGGCTCTCTGCTGGCAGTAGTGGAACCCACCTAG
- a CDS encoding acyclic terpene utilization AtuA family protein, which produces MTLRTRRQGPPPDRGGRRTTLRIGNASGFYGDRFDALREMLTGGELDVLTGDYLAELTMLILGRDRLKDPGAGYARTFLRQLEECLGLARERGVRIVTNAGGLNPAGLAARVRELADRLGLDVNVAHVEGDDLTAEHPGSLAAHAYLGGFGIAACLREGADVVVTGRVTDAALVTGPAAAHFGWGPGEYDRLAGAVVAGHVLECGTQATGGNYAFFAEGGRDLRRPGFPLAELHEDGTAVITKHPGTGGFVDVGTVTAQLLYETQGARYAGPDVTARLDTVRLTQDGPDRVRISGVRGEAPPPTLKVGLNRLGGFRNEVAFVLTGLDIEAKAALVREQLEPHLAKVAEVRWDLVRTDRPDAATEETASALLRLVVRDTDQGVVGRALSGAAVELALASYPGFHVLAPPGKGSPYGVFEDVYVPHGAVDHVAVLPDGRRIPVAPAQEAAVLDNPPEPPLPEPLPPGPTRRAPLGLVAGARSGDKGGNANVGVWARTDDGWRWLAHTLTVERLRELLPEAAELKVTRHALPHLRALNFVVEGILGEGVAAQHRFDPQAKALGEWLRSRHLEIPEALL; this is translated from the coding sequence ATGACCCTCCGTACCCGCAGGCAAGGGCCGCCGCCCGACCGAGGGGGCCGTCGGACGACCCTCCGCATCGGCAACGCCTCCGGCTTCTACGGCGACCGCTTCGACGCCCTGCGCGAGATGCTCACCGGCGGTGAACTCGACGTCCTCACCGGCGACTACCTCGCCGAGCTGACCATGCTCATCCTGGGCCGGGACCGGCTGAAGGACCCGGGGGCGGGCTATGCCCGCACGTTCCTGCGGCAGTTGGAGGAGTGCCTGGGGCTGGCGCGGGAGCGGGGCGTCAGGATCGTCACCAACGCGGGTGGCCTCAATCCCGCCGGACTCGCCGCCCGTGTCCGGGAGTTGGCCGATCGGCTCGGCCTGGACGTGAACGTCGCCCACGTCGAGGGCGACGACCTGACCGCCGAGCACCCCGGCAGCCTCGCCGCCCACGCCTACCTCGGCGGCTTCGGCATCGCGGCCTGTCTGCGCGAGGGCGCGGACGTGGTCGTCACCGGCCGGGTGACGGACGCGGCCCTGGTCACCGGGCCCGCCGCCGCCCACTTCGGCTGGGGGCCGGGGGAGTACGACCGGCTCGCCGGAGCCGTCGTCGCCGGGCACGTCCTGGAGTGCGGGACGCAGGCGACCGGCGGGAACTACGCGTTCTTCGCTGAGGGCGGGCGCGATCTGAGAAGGCCCGGCTTCCCCCTCGCCGAACTCCACGAGGACGGCACCGCCGTCATCACCAAGCACCCCGGCACCGGCGGCTTCGTGGACGTCGGCACGGTGACCGCCCAGCTGCTGTACGAGACACAGGGCGCCCGGTACGCCGGCCCCGACGTCACCGCCCGTCTCGACACGGTCCGGCTCACCCAGGACGGCCCCGACCGCGTCCGGATCTCCGGCGTACGCGGCGAGGCCCCGCCCCCCACCCTCAAGGTCGGTCTCAACCGCCTCGGCGGCTTCCGCAACGAGGTCGCCTTCGTCCTGACCGGCCTCGACATCGAGGCCAAGGCCGCGCTGGTGCGGGAGCAGCTGGAGCCACACCTGGCCAAGGTCGCCGAGGTGCGCTGGGACCTGGTCCGCACGGACCGCCCGGACGCGGCGACGGAGGAGACCGCCAGTGCGCTGCTGAGGCTGGTGGTCCGGGACACGGACCAGGGGGTCGTCGGACGGGCGCTCAGCGGGGCCGCCGTGGAGCTGGCGCTCGCGAGTTACCCCGGGTTCCATGTGCTGGCACCACCGGGGAAGGGCTCGCCCTATGGGGTCTTCGAGGATGTGTACGTCCCCCATGGGGCGGTGGACCATGTGGCCGTCCTCCCCGACGGGCGGCGGATCCCGGTGGCACCGGCTCAGGAGGCCGCCGTACTCGACAACCCACCGGAACCACCCCTGCCCGAGCCTCTGCCGCCCGGCCCGACCCGGCGGGCGCCCCTCGGGCTCGTCGCCGGTGCCCGCAGCGGGGACAAGGGCGGGAACGCCAACGTGGGGGTGTGGGCACGGACGGACGACGGCTGGCGATGGCTCGCGCATACGCTCACCGTCGAGCGCCTGCGTGAACTGCTCCCGGAGGCAGCGGAGTTGAAGGTCACCCGGCACGCACTCCCCCACCTCCGCGCCCTGAACTTCGTCGTCGAGGGCATCCTCGGCGAGGGCGTCGCCGCCCAGCACCGTTTCGACCCGCAGGCCAAGGCCCTCGGCGAATGGCTGCGCTCCCGCCACCTGGAGATCCCGGAGGCCCTGCTGTGA
- a CDS encoding carboxyl transferase domain-containing protein: MTILNSGLDPAGSDYRAHREAMLAKLAELDTEHAKALAGGGEKYVQRHRARGKLLARERIELLLDPDTPFLELSPLAGWGSDYTVGASLVTGIGVVAGVECLISANDPTVRGGASNPWSLKKALRANDIALANRLPCISLVESGGADLPSQKEIFIPGGAIFRDLTRLSAAGIPTVAVVFGNSTAGGAYVPGMSDHVIMVKERAKVFLGGPPLVKMATGEESDDESLGGAEMHARVSGLADYFAVDEQDALRQARRVVARLNHRKAYGDPGPAEPPKYDVDELLGIVPGDLRTPFDPREVIARIVDASDFDEFKPLYGTSLVTGWAALHGYPVGVLANAQGVLFSEESQKAAQFIQLANQRDIPLLFLHNTTGYMVGQEYEQGGIIKHGAMMINAVSNSKVPHLSVLMGASYGAGHYGMCGRAYDPRFLFAWPSAKSAVMGPQQLAGVLSIVARQSAAAKGLPYDEEGDAALRAMVEQQIESESLPMFLSGRLYDDGVIDPRDTRTVLGLCLSAIHTAPYEGARGGFGVFRM, from the coding sequence GTGACGATCCTCAACTCCGGCCTCGACCCGGCGGGTTCCGACTACCGGGCCCACCGCGAAGCCATGCTCGCCAAGCTCGCCGAGCTGGACACCGAGCACGCGAAGGCGCTCGCGGGCGGGGGTGAGAAGTACGTCCAACGGCACCGGGCGCGCGGCAAGTTGCTCGCCCGGGAGCGAATCGAGCTGCTCCTCGACCCCGACACGCCCTTCCTCGAACTGTCCCCGCTGGCCGGCTGGGGCAGCGACTACACGGTCGGCGCCTCCCTCGTCACCGGGATCGGGGTGGTGGCGGGCGTGGAGTGCCTGATCAGCGCCAACGACCCGACCGTACGCGGCGGGGCGAGCAATCCGTGGTCGCTGAAGAAGGCCCTGCGGGCCAACGACATCGCCCTCGCCAACCGGCTGCCCTGCATCAGCCTGGTGGAGTCCGGTGGCGCCGACCTGCCCTCGCAGAAGGAGATCTTCATCCCGGGCGGAGCGATCTTCCGGGACCTGACGCGGCTGTCGGCGGCCGGGATACCGACCGTCGCCGTCGTCTTCGGCAACTCGACGGCCGGCGGCGCCTACGTCCCCGGCATGTCCGACCACGTGATCATGGTCAAGGAGCGGGCCAAGGTGTTCCTCGGCGGCCCGCCCCTCGTCAAGATGGCGACCGGCGAGGAGAGCGACGACGAGTCCCTCGGCGGTGCCGAGATGCACGCGCGCGTGTCGGGTCTCGCGGACTACTTCGCCGTGGACGAGCAGGACGCGCTCAGGCAGGCCCGCAGAGTCGTGGCCCGCCTCAACCACCGCAAGGCGTACGGCGATCCAGGCCCCGCCGAACCTCCCAAGTACGACGTCGACGAACTGCTGGGGATCGTCCCCGGCGACCTGCGCACCCCCTTCGACCCGCGCGAGGTGATCGCCCGGATCGTCGACGCCTCCGACTTCGACGAGTTCAAGCCCCTGTACGGGACGAGCCTGGTGACGGGGTGGGCGGCGCTCCACGGCTATCCGGTCGGGGTGCTGGCGAACGCCCAGGGTGTCCTGTTCTCCGAGGAGTCCCAGAAGGCGGCCCAGTTCATCCAGCTGGCCAACCAGAGGGACATCCCGCTGCTCTTCCTGCACAACACCACCGGCTACATGGTCGGCCAGGAGTACGAGCAGGGCGGGATCATCAAACACGGCGCGATGATGATCAACGCGGTCAGCAACTCGAAGGTCCCGCACCTCTCCGTCCTGATGGGGGCCTCGTACGGCGCGGGCCACTACGGCATGTGCGGCCGCGCCTACGACCCCCGTTTCCTCTTCGCCTGGCCCAGCGCCAAGTCGGCCGTCATGGGCCCCCAGCAGCTCGCCGGCGTGCTCTCCATCGTCGCCCGCCAGTCGGCCGCCGCGAAGGGACTGCCGTACGACGAAGAGGGCGACGCCGCGCTGCGCGCCATGGTGGAGCAGCAGATCGAGTCCGAGTCGCTGCCCATGTTCCTGTCCGGGCGGCTCTACGACGACGGCGTCATCGACCCCCGCGACACCCGGACCGTACTGGGACTGTGCCTGTCCGCGATCCACACCGCGCCCTACGAGGGCGCACGCGGCGGCTTCGGCGTCTTCCGGATGTGA